The nucleotide sequence ACGGTCGCGGCCTATATGGCCGGCACGCCGGGCTGGCGCACCGACCTCTACGCCTCGACCGGCACGCTGATGACCCACGCCGAAAGCATCGCGCTGTTCAAGCAGCTCGGCGTCAAGTTCACCCCCGAGCTCAAGGCACCCACCGTCGCGATGCCGTTCGACGGCGATTACACCCAGGACGCCTACGCCCAGCAGATGATCGACGACTACAAAGCGGCCGGCGTCGACCCCAGGGAGGTGTTGGCGCAGTCGTTCCAGCTGCGCGACATCCTGTATTGGATCGCCAAGGAGCCGGCGTTCGGCACCCAGGCGGTCTACCTCGACGACCGCGACGAGACGGTGAAGGGCTTCAACGCCAACGACCCCGCAACCTGGCAGCCCACCATGGCGGAGCTGGCGGCGCGCGGCGTGACGACCCTGGCGCCGCCCACCCACATGCTGGTGACGCTCGACGCTGACAACGCCATCGTGCCGTCGGCCTATGCCAAGGCGGCGAAGGCGGCCGGTCTCAAGCTGATCACCTGGACGCTGGAGCGCTCCGGCACGCTGACCGATGGCGGCGGCTACTATTACCAGAGCGTCAAGGACGCCATCCGCGGCAGTGGCGACACCTACGTGCTGCTCGACGTGCTGGCGAAGGACGTCGGCGTGATCGGCGTGTTCTCCGACTGGCCGGCGACGGTGACCTATTACGCCAATTGCATGGGGCTGGACTGAACCACCAGCGCGCTGCCGAGCCCGCCGGCCGCCGCGATGGCGCAAAGCCCGGCGGCGCCGGGCGGCTCGCGCTGCAATTCGTGCCACAGCCGCACCGCCAGGATGGCGCCGGACGCGCCGATGGGGTGGCCGCGCGACAGCGCGCCGCCGCCGCGGTTGACGATCGCCGGATCGAGCGTGATGCCGTCGATGCACGCCATCGCCTGAACCGCGAACGCCTCCATGATCTCGGCCGCGGCAAGCTCGCCCGCGGCGAGGCCGGCGCCGGCCAGCGCGGCGGCGGCGGCATCGATCGGCGCCAGACCCGGCCGGACCGGATCGCCGCCGCGCCGCGCCCCGGCCAGGATGCGCAGCGGCCGGCCAAACGCCCTGAGGCCCGACAGCCGGCGGCCGCTCACCACCAGCACGGCCGCGGCAGCATCGGCCTCGACTGCGACGGTGGCGGCGGTGACGGCGTGGCTGCCCGCGCCCGCTAGCGGCTTCAACCGCGCCGCCAGCGCCGGGGTCAGTGCGCGGGCGAAGGCGTCGCGCTCAAGACCCGCCACCGCCACGATCTCGCCCGCCGCCGGGCCGGACCGAGCCTTGCGGTGGCTGTCGACCGCGAACGCATCCTGCGCCGCGCGGCTTATGCCGAGTTCGGCCGCCAATTGCGCCGCGGCCGGGATCATGTCGGGATCGCGCTCCGGCCACGGCGTGAACGGCGGCCGGTCATAGGCGAGCGGCGCCTCGCCGGGCTGGCGCGGCCGGCGCAGCCGGATCGGCGCGCGGCTGAAGCTCTCAACCCCGCCGGCGACGATGATTTCCGCTGCGCCGGCCTCGATGCGCTCGGCCGCGAGCAGGATGGCGTCGAGCCCGGCGCAGCACTGGCTGTCGATCGTCATCGCCGGCACTGCTTCGGGAATTCCGGCGGCGAGCGCGGCGCGCCGGGCCGGGTTGCCGCCGCCATAGAGCGCGTTGCCGAGCACGACGTCGTCGACGGCAGCGGGTGCGACGCCGGCGTCCGCCAGCAGTTGCGCGATCACCCGGCCGGCCAACTGATGCGGCTCGACACCCGCCAACGCCCCGCCGCGCGGCGCCACCGCGCTGCGGCGGGCGGCGAGGATCCACGCGCTCATGACAGCGCCGCGCAGGCGCCGGCCTGCCATGCTCGCCTGACCCCGGCGAAATCGGTCTTGCCGGAGGCGGTGAACGGCCAGTCGGCCAGCACCGCGTAATGGCGGGGGATTTTTGCCACCGGCAGATGCGCGCGCGCAAACGCGATCAACTCGGCCGCCGACGGCGCGAACGGCCCGTCCGGCCTGACCACCGCCGCAAGGCGGGTGCCGCGCAGGGCATCGTCGACGCCGAGCACCGCCGCTTCCGCCACAGCGGGGTGGCGGCGCAGCGCCGCCTCGATCTCCTCGGGATGGATGTTGCGGCCGGACGAGATGATCATGCGGTCGGCGCGGCCGACCAGGTAAAGAAAGCCGGCGGCGTCGAGAAAGCCCATGTCGCCGACCGAGACAGCCGCGCCCAGCCGGGTCAGCGCCGGCTGGGCGCCGGTGGCATAGTCGATGAAGCACAGCGCGCTGTTCACGAACACCCGGCCGCTGCGCCCAGCCGGCAGGCGGCGGCCGGCCGCATCGCGAATGGTCACCTCGACGCCGGGGAACGGCCGGCCGACCGAGGCCGCCGGCGCATCCTCGCCGGCAACCGCGACGTAGCTCAGCTCGGACGCGCCGTAGAACTCGGCGAACGCGGCGTCGGGAAACAGTCGCTTCAGCCGCGCCGTCTCCGTCGCCGGCCACTTGGCACCGGACGACAGCACCTGGCGGACGCCGCCGAGCGGCCGCTGGCCGGCGCGCTCGGCCGCCTCCAGCATCATCAGCAATTGGGTGGGCACGGCATAGACCAGCCGCACGCCCTCGCTCGCGATGGCGGCCAGCGCGGCGCGGGCGGAAAAGCGTGGCCCGAACACCACCGTCGCGCCCGCGAACACGCCGCGCACCACCGCGTACAGGAACAGCGAATGGACCAGCGCGCCGGGCGCCAGCACGGTATCGGCGTCGGTGAGGCCGAACACCGCGCTTTCCCCCT is from Blastochloris viridis and encodes:
- a CDS encoding glycerophosphodiester phosphodiesterase family protein is translated as MTPIAHARATGLLLLASLFAPISGSAFADTAPSPQLGPRPFYLVEAMAGGPLKAKLKSCEAGPFRRTAFSIGHRGATLQFPEHTRESYLAGARMGAGVLECDVTFTKDRQLVCRHSQCDLHTSTDILARPALAAKCSKPFTPANPASGRKAEALCCTSDITLAEFKQLRGKMDGANPSATTVAAYMAGTPGWRTDLYASTGTLMTHAESIALFKQLGVKFTPELKAPTVAMPFDGDYTQDAYAQQMIDDYKAAGVDPREVLAQSFQLRDILYWIAKEPAFGTQAVYLDDRDETVKGFNANDPATWQPTMAELAARGVTTLAPPTHMLVTLDADNAIVPSAYAKAAKAAGLKLITWTLERSGTLTDGGGYYYQSVKDAIRGSGDTYVLLDVLAKDVGVIGVFSDWPATVTYYANCMGLD
- a CDS encoding thiolase family protein; protein product: MSAWILAARRSAVAPRGGALAGVEPHQLAGRVIAQLLADAGVAPAAVDDVVLGNALYGGGNPARRAALAAGIPEAVPAMTIDSQCCAGLDAILLAAERIEAGAAEIIVAGGVESFSRAPIRLRRPRQPGEAPLAYDRPPFTPWPERDPDMIPAAAQLAAELGISRAAQDAFAVDSHRKARSGPAAGEIVAVAGLERDAFARALTPALAARLKPLAGAGSHAVTAATVAVEADAAAAVLVVSGRRLSGLRAFGRPLRILAGARRGGDPVRPGLAPIDAAAAALAGAGLAAGELAAAEIMEAFAVQAMACIDGITLDPAIVNRGGGALSRGHPIGASGAILAVRLWHELQREPPGAAGLCAIAAAGGLGSALVVQSSPMQLA
- a CDS encoding AMP-binding protein; its protein translation is MSLTAPLSAHARARPDATALVFDGDRISWAALDRAVSRLAALVAEKVPKGRGLALSLPNSPALVLLVLAACRAGREAEVLDPSWPQATFAGVVERLNPGWVVAGLPDLAFAAVADALDAPATPPPLAEPSPQLPFYVGFTSGSTGLPKGFRRSQASWIASIEGESAVFGLTDADTVLAPGALVHSLFLYAVVRGVFAGATVVFGPRFSARAALAAIASEGVRLVYAVPTQLLMMLEAAERAGQRPLGGVRQVLSSGAKWPATETARLKRLFPDAAFAEFYGASELSYVAVAGEDAPAASVGRPFPGVEVTIRDAAGRRLPAGRSGRVFVNSALCFIDYATGAQPALTRLGAAVSVGDMGFLDAAGFLYLVGRADRMIISSGRNIHPEEIEAALRRHPAVAEAAVLGVDDALRGTRLAAVVRPDGPFAPSAAELIAFARAHLPVAKIPRHYAVLADWPFTASGKTDFAGVRRAWQAGACAALS